One part of the Dermacentor andersoni chromosome 2, qqDerAnde1_hic_scaffold, whole genome shotgun sequence genome encodes these proteins:
- the chic gene encoding profilin: MSWQTYVDNQICAQVNCTVAAIAGLNDGAIWAKYEKDSNCSITQQELKTIADTMRTNPSAFNETGIHLGGQKYVCLCAENNLVRGRKGSSAFIAVATNTCLLVAATIDGFPPGVLNTVVEKLGDYLKQNNY, from the exons ATGTCTTGGCAGACGTACGTCGACaaccagatttgtgcacaggtcAACTGCACAGTGGCCGCAATTGCTGGCCTCAACGATGGAGCCATTTGGgcgaaatatgaaaaggactCCAACTGTTCG ATCACGCAGCAGGAGCTGAAAACCATCGCCGACACGATGCGGACCAACCCTAGTGCTTTCAACGAGACCGGCATCCACCTTGGTGGCCAGAAGTATGTCTGCCTATGCGCCGAGAACAACTTGGTCCGGGGCCGAAAAGGCAGCTCAGCATTCATCGCCGTCGCCACGAACACCT GTCTGCTGGTAGCTGCCACCATTGATGGCTTCCCTCCTGGTGTGCTCAACACTGTGGTCGAGAAACTAGGAGACTATCTGAAGCAAAATAACTATTAG
- the LOC126542974 gene encoding ATP-dependent DNA helicase Q1-like, which translates to MALLSWEEELRKVEKELISTEKEIVRLSAIRECLTRKKHELTVKLKQKSLDEIARTDWSRSDFPWSNRVNEVLENVFHVKRFRSMQLPAINVTLSNKDCILIMPTGGGKSLCYQLPALISKGVTIVVSPLLSLMEDQVMALEAMSYPVAMLAANVSVKDTNRILKAMADGEDSLKLLYVTPEKMAKSKRFMSMLGKAYQRKHFARLAIDEVHCCSQWGNDFRPDYKYLAIMKREFPEVPILGVTATASAAIVADIQKMLDIESSVVLRAPLDRPNLVYEVLPKPSGTDEAVKNVAKLILGRFKDQCGIVYCFSIKETDELAEELKGYGIAADSYHASMEPQRRSNVHTLWMHGKLLVIVATIAFGMGIDKPNVRFVIHHTLSKSVENYYQESGRAGRDDQPATCLILFRFADIFRQTTSVFTEKCGRENVYTMVRYCVDVRECRRAMFLRHFGERHQDIRCHDGICDNCRLKETVKDIDVTVHIKNIYKVLSAASEAKEQLTATKLIDAWMGKDAKKWKERGITKTDLPRERCETIVAWALLEGYLAEKFHITPYAYISYIRIGERKQEIDKGKKVCCPFLMTSVAAPEVALPESVKRHKQSKSDHAQSKRPRSEAQGSSKTKSQKSFSNHLPTSQDVVVIE; encoded by the coding sequence ATGGCCTTGTTGTCTTGGGAAGAAGAACTTCGAAAAGTAGAAAAAGAATTAATATCCACTGAGAAGGAGATAGTTCGTCTTAGCGCGATACGGGAATGCCTCACGAGGAAAAAGCATGAACTTACTGTTAAGTTGAAACAAAAGTCGCTGGACGAGATTGCACGCACAGATTGGAGCAGGTCCGATTTCCCATGGTCAAATAGAGTTAATGAGGTGCTAGAAAATGTGTTCCACGTAAAACGCTTCCGTTCCATGCAGCTTCCAGCCATAAACGTCACCCTTTCAAATAAAGACTGCATTCTCATCATGCCAACCGGAGGCGGAAAAAGCCTTTGCTACCAACTGCCAGCGCTGATTTCAAAAGGTGTCACTATCGTCGTGTCACCCCTACTTTCACTCATGGAAGACCAGGTCATGGCGCTGGAGGCCATGTCATACCCAGTTGCCATGTTGGCTGCCAACGTTTCTGTAAAAGATACAAACCGGATACTGAAGGCTATGGCTGATGGAGAGGACAGCTTAAAGCTGCTGTACGTGACACCAGAAAAGATGGCCAAAAGTAAGCGTTTTATGTCCATGCTGGGAAAGGCATACCAAAGGAAGCATTTTGCCAGGCTTGCTATAGATGAAGTGCACTGTTGCTCCCAGTGGGGCAATGACTTCAGGCCAGACTACAAGTACTTGGCCATAATGAAACGCGAATTTCCTGAAGTACCAATTTTAGGAGTCACGGCCACTGCTTCTGCAGCCATCGTTGCCGACATTCAGAAGATGCTTGACATTGAGAGCTCTGTGGTACTGCGTGCGCCACTGGACAGGCCTAATCTTGTTTATGAAGTACTGCCAAAGCCTTCGGGGACTGACGAAGCTGTGAAAAATGTTGCCAAGCTCATTCTCGGTCGTTTTAAAGATCAATGCGGCATTGTTTACTGCTTTTCCATTAAGGAGACTGATGAATTGGCAGAGGAGCTGAAAGGCTATGGTATTGCCGCGGACTCTTACCATGCCAGCATGGAACCCCAAAGACGCAGCAATGTTCATACCCTCTGGATGCATGGGAAACTTTTGGTCATTGTTGCTACCATTGCTTTTGGTATGGGAATTGATAAGCCAAATGTGCGCTTTGTCATTCACCACACTCTGTCAAAATCTGTTGAGAACTACTACCAAGAAAGTGGCCGCGCAGGAAGGGATGATCAACCAGCCACGTGTTTGATACTTTTCCGGTTTGCCGACATATTTCGCCAGACAACATCCGTCTTCACGGAGAAGTGTGGCCGAGAAAATGTCTACACAATGGTGCGGTACTGTGTGGATGTGCGTGAGTGTCGTCGTGCCATGTTCTTGCGACACTTTGGAGAAAGACATCAAGACATACGTTGCCATGACGGCATCTGTGACAACTGTCGACTCAAAGAGACAGTGAAAGACATTGATGTCACAGTGCACATCAAGAACATCTACAAAGTGCTTTCAGCAGCAAGTGAGGCAAAAGAGCAATTGACAGCGACAAAGTTGATTGACGCCTGGATGGGCAAAGATGCCAAAAAATGGAAGGAACGAGGGATCACAAAAACGGACCTGCCACGGGAGCGGTGTGAGACGATAGTTGCATGGGCACTGCTGGAAGGCTACCTCGCTGAAAAGTTCCACATCACTCCTTATGCCTACATCAGTTATATTCGTATAGGTGAGAGGAAGCAAGAAATTGACAAAGGCAAAAAAGTTTGTTGCCCTTTCTTGATGACAAGTGTAGCTGCTCCAGAAGTCGCATTGCCAGAATCGGTGAAGCGCCACAAGCAAAGCAAAAGTGACCATGCTCAAAGTAAACGACCCAGAAGTGAGGCACAAGGCTCTTCAAAGACAAAGAGCCAAAAGTCATTCAGTAATCATTTACCAACATCCCAAGACGTGGTTGTGATTGAATAA